Proteins encoded together in one Alteribacter keqinensis window:
- a CDS encoding DUF3900 domain-containing protein: protein MDFTIDFASFYVVQVSGSGEQAEKTYKHFQTLNSEQYFTSPLKEFLDGELMKIAKRKVERNPKNDQVPTKIGQFVTEPGHELDSNPNYNLFNRIRTAGSSEEFKTNSEQLVRAYTNTSAVRGGALLVIRAKLTKYMDDKFVFVLKCDFEPKVATITDEQTLIRHVEMAITTKNMKSIQYPYMPEEGMTEEWELKIHQSSHARYFEDFLKYVEYSQSMPEIVKGQMIETAHQHLAETYEPESEEWLEEEQNLEAWANTENRQLQEKWTEDQVIEASAPIIDRQPEIEMKLKLDHIDVKGLLSDFGDSIHIAKVNGKYVILIEGESFSFEKGASPVEFLQPDTLDNVLKRVGRG from the coding sequence ATGGATTTTACGATTGATTTTGCCTCATTTTATGTAGTCCAGGTCAGTGGATCTGGAGAGCAGGCGGAAAAAACATACAAGCACTTTCAAACGTTAAACAGCGAACAGTATTTTACCAGTCCGCTAAAAGAGTTTCTTGATGGGGAACTGATGAAGATTGCGAAACGCAAAGTGGAAAGAAACCCTAAGAATGATCAGGTTCCGACGAAGATCGGCCAGTTCGTTACTGAGCCGGGTCATGAGCTGGACTCCAACCCGAACTACAATTTATTTAACCGGATAAGAACGGCTGGTTCTTCAGAAGAGTTTAAAACGAACAGTGAGCAACTGGTCAGGGCTTACACAAACACAAGTGCTGTCAGGGGCGGGGCACTGCTTGTAATCCGGGCGAAACTGACCAAATATATGGATGACAAATTTGTGTTTGTTCTCAAGTGTGACTTTGAACCGAAAGTGGCCACAATTACAGATGAACAAACGCTGATCCGACATGTGGAAATGGCGATAACGACAAAAAACATGAAATCCATTCAGTATCCGTATATGCCCGAAGAGGGAATGACAGAAGAGTGGGAGTTAAAAATTCATCAGTCCTCCCACGCCAGATATTTCGAAGACTTCCTTAAATACGTAGAATACAGCCAGTCTATGCCTGAGATTGTAAAAGGGCAGATGATTGAAACTGCACACCAGCACCTGGCAGAAACGTATGAACCTGAGAGCGAGGAATGGCTGGAAGAAGAACAAAACCTCGAAGCCTGGGCAAATACAGAAAACCGTCAGCTCCAGGAAAAGTGGACAGAAGATCAGGTTATTGAAGCTTCTGCCCCTATTATTGACCGGCAGCCTGAAATCGAGATGAAGCTCAAGCTCGATCACATCGATGTGAAAGGACTGCTTTCTGATTTCGGTGACTCTATTCACATTGCTAAGGTCAATGGAAAATATGTCATATTAATTGAAGGGGAATCCTTTTCATTTGAAAAAGGCGCATCCCCGGTAGAGTTTCTGCAGCCGGACACACTGGATAACGTTTTAAAGCGGGTTGGAAGAGGATAG
- a CDS encoding LVIVD repeat-containing protein, with protein MNKKNQVIVKSIVAGALVFTILTPTGFAHDAFEGGQKGEGIVFDHDAIEQLASPVEEGGKNVKHLHEAAAVQLAEKDGVQNNTADVYAHKGFAYVGTHTANGANGGVRVFDLKDPSNPEEVAVFADEIPYTWQEKVIVKTVNTKEFKGDLAIVSLQQTSRNNANRPDSRGGMLLYDVSDPYNPEQLGFYELDRTITGTHELYLTTQGNRAIALLSNPYADYYTGGVERDFQIIDVSDPANPEKIWEFDPRELEEVAEDFNGYHWDADDGHTRPVFNHSVITDNNGHYAYVSMWDLGTVIFDIRDPENAQYLGRTEYRDDQKGAAHSAALARGGTILIETREVANPHGEGYESAYGYTRIFDIKDKSNPVLLSEFTTELTFDFSAPVNTFAKTVHDPKVHGNTLYLSYYSGGVLAVDITDPSNPEEIGRYTPDQGNVWGVFVDRNYVLASDMGQGLKVLQRNNGNNNNNNKGSRPLNH; from the coding sequence ATGAATAAGAAGAATCAGGTTATAGTGAAATCGATTGTCGCTGGAGCCTTGGTATTTACCATTTTAACTCCGACTGGATTTGCGCACGATGCATTTGAAGGGGGACAAAAAGGAGAAGGAATTGTATTTGACCATGACGCTATTGAGCAATTGGCTTCCCCGGTTGAGGAAGGCGGAAAGAACGTTAAGCATCTTCACGAAGCGGCTGCCGTACAGCTGGCTGAAAAAGACGGGGTTCAAAACAATACAGCAGATGTTTATGCTCATAAAGGGTTTGCTTACGTCGGTACCCACACAGCCAACGGAGCCAATGGGGGAGTCAGGGTATTTGATCTGAAAGACCCGTCCAACCCTGAAGAAGTTGCCGTCTTTGCAGATGAAATTCCATATACATGGCAGGAAAAAGTCATCGTTAAAACAGTAAATACGAAAGAATTTAAGGGAGACTTAGCAATCGTGAGCTTACAGCAAACCTCACGTAATAATGCAAACCGCCCGGATAGCAGAGGGGGCATGTTGCTTTATGACGTAAGTGATCCATACAATCCGGAACAGCTCGGTTTTTATGAACTGGACCGTACAATTACAGGAACCCATGAACTTTATTTAACCACACAGGGAAACCGTGCTATTGCCTTATTGTCTAACCCGTATGCCGATTATTACACTGGCGGCGTAGAGAGAGATTTCCAGATTATTGATGTAAGTGATCCGGCTAACCCTGAAAAGATCTGGGAATTTGACCCGAGAGAATTGGAAGAAGTCGCTGAAGATTTTAATGGTTATCATTGGGATGCTGATGATGGTCACACCCGTCCGGTATTTAACCACAGTGTGATTACAGATAACAACGGCCATTACGCTTACGTTTCCATGTGGGATCTTGGTACTGTAATTTTTGATATCCGAGATCCTGAAAATGCACAGTATCTCGGACGTACAGAGTACCGTGATGACCAGAAAGGTGCTGCCCACTCCGCTGCCCTTGCCCGTGGAGGCACTATTCTTATTGAAACAAGAGAAGTTGCCAATCCTCATGGCGAAGGCTACGAAAGTGCTTACGGTTACACAAGAATCTTTGATATCAAGGATAAATCAAACCCGGTACTTCTAAGCGAATTTACAACCGAGCTTACGTTTGATTTCTCAGCTCCGGTCAACACTTTTGCCAAAACCGTTCACGATCCGAAAGTCCATGGAAACACCCTTTACCTTTCTTATTATTCCGGAGGGGTGTTGGCAGTAGATATTACAGATCCAAGCAATCCGGAAGAAATTGGACGCTACACACCGGACCAGGGAAATGTATGGGGAGTCTTCGTTGACAGAAATTATGTCCTTGCGTCTGATATGGGACAAGGTCTTAAAGTCCTTCAGCGAAATAACGGAAACAACAATAACAACAATAAAGGAAGCCGTCCTTTAAATCATTAA
- a CDS encoding GntP family permease gives MTSIIIGLLLLITLAYLGWSIIWIAPLISGLVALLSGMEVLPTYRDTYMTGFVDFAQEWFPVFLLGAIFGKLMEDTGAAQSVAFSITRVIGKTRAILGVLIAAAVLTYGGVSLFVVVFAIYPLAVALFKEADISRKLLPGTFALGAFTFTMTAIPGTPQIQNLIPMVYYGTTPMAAPFMGIAAALIMAVGGYFYLKWRENRLTKKDERFTEPDEEHAVEGVDEDELPNVWLSILPLGLVVVTLNVFDWPIIPALIAGSLLLMAFNIKRYKEFSSSINDGAAGSVMAVINTSAAVGFGSVVTASPGFEDLSAMLLNIPGHPLISQGVAIQILAAITGSASGGMGIGLEALGEQYNQIAQQQGISPEAFHRVASVASGASILPHNGALLTLYAVTGLGHKDSYGDIAAVGLIIPTIAVAVIIVMATLGIV, from the coding sequence ATGACGAGTATTATTATCGGATTACTGCTTCTGATTACTCTCGCTTATCTGGGCTGGTCCATTATCTGGATCGCTCCGTTAATAAGTGGTTTAGTCGCTCTCTTAAGTGGAATGGAAGTATTACCTACATATCGAGACACCTATATGACCGGGTTTGTCGACTTTGCCCAGGAGTGGTTTCCAGTCTTTCTCCTCGGTGCCATTTTCGGTAAATTGATGGAAGACACCGGAGCGGCTCAGTCTGTTGCTTTTTCCATCACCCGTGTTATTGGAAAAACGAGAGCCATTCTCGGCGTTTTAATTGCAGCAGCCGTCCTCACATACGGAGGTGTCAGCCTGTTCGTCGTCGTTTTTGCCATTTACCCTCTTGCAGTCGCCTTGTTCAAAGAAGCGGACATCTCCAGAAAACTTCTGCCCGGCACCTTCGCCCTTGGAGCTTTCACTTTTACAATGACTGCCATTCCAGGAACACCGCAGATCCAGAACCTGATCCCTATGGTGTATTACGGCACAACACCAATGGCTGCCCCTTTTATGGGTATTGCTGCAGCTTTAATCATGGCTGTAGGAGGCTATTTTTATTTGAAGTGGCGTGAAAACAGATTAACCAAGAAAGATGAAAGGTTTACAGAACCCGATGAAGAACACGCTGTGGAAGGTGTGGACGAGGATGAACTGCCCAACGTATGGCTGTCAATTCTGCCATTGGGATTGGTTGTTGTAACTTTGAATGTTTTTGACTGGCCTATTATTCCTGCTTTAATTGCCGGAAGCCTGCTTCTTATGGCGTTTAACATTAAACGTTATAAAGAATTCAGCTCTTCTATTAATGACGGGGCTGCAGGGTCAGTAATGGCTGTGATCAATACAAGCGCAGCAGTCGGATTTGGTTCGGTTGTTACGGCATCACCGGGATTTGAAGATTTGAGTGCGATGCTTCTTAATATTCCCGGCCATCCTCTTATCTCCCAGGGCGTAGCGATCCAGATTCTTGCTGCTATTACCGGATCTGCAAGTGGTGGTATGGGTATTGGTCTTGAAGCTCTCGGGGAACAATACAACCAGATCGCCCAACAGCAGGGAATCAGCCCTGAAGCATTCCACAGGGTAGCTTCGGTTGCTTCTGGAGCAAGTATTCTTCCTCACAACGGGGCTTTACTTACCCTTTATGCTGTAACAGGGCTCGGACATAAAGACTCCTACGGGGACATTGCAGCAGTCGGGTTAATTATTCCGACCATTGCAGTAGCTGTTATTATCGTCATGGCTACATTAGGAATTGTGTAA
- a CDS encoding CAP domain-containing protein: MNKKLILTLIAGLLMMVFTACGGGGDMGEDTEEGARGYEDGRITGYYNDLYQPNPDQTFEISSDKTNVDSQNFPHTKAIQIQDAKFLTDVDPDQLHPDDLYNIVRDELNIQLPEAGTPPVQQPETDGPQEPANPPVSDPQEEQAQQPDPGQEQPQEEAGQEEPQPDTSGELKEFERQVIELTNAERRNNGLSELDTNIDLCMVAREKSRDMQQNNYFSHTSPTYGSPFDMMRDFGIQYNAAGENIAQGQPTPEQVVQQWMASAGHRENILSNSYNQIGVGYESQGNHWTQMFINN, encoded by the coding sequence GTGAATAAAAAACTGATTTTAACACTTATTGCCGGTTTGCTTATGATGGTCTTTACTGCCTGTGGGGGCGGCGGGGACATGGGAGAGGATACGGAGGAAGGTGCACGTGGCTACGAGGATGGAAGGATTACCGGTTACTACAATGACCTTTACCAGCCAAATCCTGACCAGACGTTTGAAATATCCAGTGACAAGACAAATGTGGACAGTCAGAATTTTCCCCACACAAAAGCGATTCAGATCCAGGATGCAAAATTTTTAACAGACGTTGACCCGGATCAGCTCCATCCTGACGATCTTTATAACATCGTAAGAGATGAACTGAATATTCAGCTTCCTGAAGCGGGAACACCACCTGTACAGCAACCTGAAACAGACGGACCTCAGGAACCTGCTAACCCACCTGTTTCTGACCCTCAGGAAGAACAGGCACAGCAACCTGACCCAGGCCAGGAACAGCCTCAGGAAGAAGCAGGGCAGGAGGAGCCACAGCCCGATACAAGTGGTGAGCTTAAAGAATTTGAAAGACAAGTGATTGAACTGACAAATGCTGAACGACGTAACAATGGCCTTTCTGAATTGGATACGAATATTGATTTATGTATGGTCGCACGTGAAAAGTCCCGTGACATGCAGCAGAATAATTACTTTTCCCATACAAGCCCGACATATGGATCACCTTTTGACATGATGCGTGACTTCGGTATTCAGTATAATGCAGCCGGTGAAAACATTGCACAAGGTCAGCCGACTCCTGAGCAGGTCGTTCAGCAGTGGATGGCTAGTGCCGGTCACCGTGAAAACATTCTAAGCAACAGCTACAATCAGATTGGTGTTGGGTATGAGTCTCAGGGGAACCACTGGACCCAGATGTTTATCAATAATTAA
- a CDS encoding 3-hydroxybutyrate dehydrogenase, with protein sequence MVEDKVVFITGSAGGIGLEIGIRFAEQKAKVILSDIKEEPLQEAVNNLKEKGYSVDGIKCDVTDEEDIQRAMDELIDKYGRVDVLINNAGIQHVANLEDFPTEKYELLLKIMLVGPFIATKIAFPYMKKQNFGRILNMASINGVIGFAGKAGYNSAKHGVIGLTKVAALEGAEHGITVNAICPGYVDTPLVRNQLEDLAKSRGIDLEKVLEEVIYPLVPQNRLLQVEEIADLAIFLASDSAKGITGQPVIMDGGYTAQ encoded by the coding sequence ATGGTTGAAGATAAGGTCGTTTTTATTACAGGTTCTGCAGGTGGAATAGGTCTGGAAATTGGTATCCGATTTGCAGAGCAGAAGGCAAAAGTCATACTTTCAGATATTAAGGAAGAACCGTTACAGGAAGCTGTCAATAACCTTAAAGAAAAAGGGTACAGTGTAGACGGGATTAAGTGTGATGTAACTGATGAGGAAGACATTCAGCGAGCAATGGATGAGCTTATTGATAAATACGGGCGGGTAGATGTATTGATTAACAATGCCGGTATACAGCATGTAGCGAACCTTGAAGACTTTCCTACAGAAAAATACGAACTCCTTTTAAAGATCATGCTCGTCGGTCCGTTTATTGCTACAAAAATCGCTTTCCCGTATATGAAAAAACAGAATTTCGGACGAATTTTAAATATGGCCTCCATTAACGGCGTCATCGGATTTGCTGGTAAAGCCGGTTACAACAGTGCAAAGCATGGTGTTATCGGCCTGACGAAAGTCGCTGCCCTTGAAGGGGCTGAACATGGAATTACAGTTAATGCTATTTGCCCGGGCTACGTTGATACCCCCCTTGTCCGCAACCAGCTTGAAGACCTGGCAAAAAGCCGGGGCATTGATCTCGAAAAAGTACTCGAAGAAGTTATTTACCCTCTTGTACCACAGAACCGGTTACTCCAGGTAGAGGAAATTGCTGACCTTGCCATCTTCCTTGCAAGCGACAGTGCAAAAGGAATTACAGGACAGCCGGTCATCATGGATGGCGGCTATACAGCCCAATAG
- a CDS encoding DUF2187 domain-containing protein, producing MADQGANKESSENKGNKEKESLIKVEAGENVEVIKGEFKGIKAEVIAVYTNSIAVELDKKLSDGSKARTVLHHTEFK from the coding sequence ATGGCAGATCAGGGAGCAAACAAAGAAAGCAGTGAAAACAAAGGCAACAAGGAAAAAGAAAGTCTGATTAAGGTTGAAGCTGGAGAAAATGTAGAGGTTATTAAAGGCGAATTTAAAGGCATCAAAGCAGAAGTTATCGCTGTTTACACAAACTCCATCGCTGTTGAATTGGACAAAAAACTTTCAGACGGCAGCAAAGCCAGAACAGTTCTGCACCATACAGAATTTAAGTAA
- a CDS encoding septation ring formation regulator EzrA has protein sequence MKRLRNWICTILLGSALFAVPSNTFADVTIEDTGQFFTDSETTSLEEEHSDAAFNYYIYTVPSLEGESIEDLSYEVENQASPGYDAILVLAMDESEVYINPVSAGFEEAVLSLFSSYEGLLDETFMPSAVDGDVAGGIDELIRYTEASRSEPAEAESSGAATFFFIVLTGAAGAGGFFLLFRHRKAKRRKSEVLKKQKQVISGAYPVLNKADDKRELTRGKTKEVFDHLFVQVQTFISENEKREKEIVKIKPPFFNQLSFHSNMTALDGDAAGEDERLAKLKEEIERLIEKELRVGTEFNELYGRFEASEKRLGELKEQSGFPMANLDADKNQVKELLIELKASDYSFDYLNTKDALSSIKPEVESFTDKVIVQEKLLNEISHLEEAINATKADVKMVIDREKLKIVEFNPLGLLQEAEKTNSELREHIVDGGVAAAVRANDRIKLLIKEAKEGIQNRIRIRERIVKQLPVFENTMQSYRAQESNFSAEIEKLRSSFSEQQWIELHSTFTDLSARAGQGIQTVEKINKLMANDVQRYKEADVMTESLKKEMDFMEKLYKECFFTFDRLMEEKGEAKQTIEDMKSQVDSLFSIIEDERLPDDTSELSVIKDHLETLSKEINTLPLDLTAMEEEIRSQRKGLRKVSGAVDKRVEEKRRAEREWREVEGSFITADKKYGFSMFSNPYRKRFKACEDNVNEAMGKGRYEDVVAEARVVRQIVRELTSELNRRDRERNARRRTTTVRRTGGFPTGGGRSGNSPFGGSGPFGKGSNRGGGGSFGGGSRRGGGGSFGGGGSRRGGGRKF, from the coding sequence ATGAAACGATTGCGAAACTGGATTTGCACTATTTTACTCGGATCCGCTTTATTTGCCGTCCCTTCTAATACTTTTGCTGATGTGACAATTGAAGATACCGGTCAGTTTTTCACAGATTCAGAGACAACGAGTCTGGAGGAGGAGCACAGTGATGCTGCTTTTAATTATTACATATATACAGTCCCTTCTTTGGAGGGAGAATCCATCGAAGACTTGAGCTATGAAGTTGAAAATCAGGCTTCACCGGGATATGATGCCATCCTTGTACTCGCAATGGATGAAAGTGAAGTTTACATTAACCCTGTATCTGCAGGTTTTGAAGAAGCGGTGTTGTCATTATTCAGCAGCTATGAGGGGCTGCTTGATGAAACGTTTATGCCTTCAGCTGTTGACGGCGATGTAGCAGGAGGAATAGATGAGCTTATCCGGTATACAGAAGCGAGCCGGAGTGAGCCGGCTGAAGCCGAAAGCAGTGGAGCTGCAACGTTTTTCTTTATCGTCCTGACCGGTGCTGCTGGGGCAGGAGGATTCTTCTTGTTATTCAGGCATCGGAAAGCAAAACGGCGAAAGTCAGAGGTACTCAAGAAGCAAAAGCAGGTCATCAGTGGGGCCTATCCCGTTTTAAACAAAGCGGATGACAAGAGAGAATTGACACGGGGAAAAACAAAAGAGGTATTTGATCATCTGTTCGTTCAGGTTCAGACTTTTATCTCGGAGAATGAAAAAAGGGAAAAGGAAATAGTAAAAATTAAACCTCCTTTCTTCAACCAGTTGTCTTTTCACAGTAATATGACAGCGTTAGATGGGGATGCAGCCGGGGAAGATGAAAGGTTAGCCAAATTGAAGGAGGAAATCGAGAGGCTCATTGAGAAGGAACTCCGCGTAGGGACGGAATTTAACGAGCTTTATGGACGTTTCGAGGCATCTGAAAAAAGACTTGGTGAACTGAAAGAACAAAGTGGATTCCCAATGGCCAACCTGGACGCAGATAAGAACCAGGTTAAAGAATTACTCATTGAATTAAAAGCTTCTGATTACAGCTTTGATTATTTGAATACCAAAGATGCCCTATCTTCTATTAAGCCTGAGGTTGAAAGCTTCACGGATAAAGTTATCGTTCAGGAAAAACTACTCAACGAGATTTCTCATCTTGAGGAAGCTATTAATGCAACAAAAGCAGATGTGAAAATGGTCATTGATCGTGAAAAGCTCAAAATTGTTGAATTTAACCCACTTGGACTTCTTCAAGAAGCTGAGAAAACGAATAGTGAGCTCAGAGAGCACATTGTGGATGGGGGCGTAGCTGCAGCTGTAAGAGCGAATGACCGAATAAAACTGCTGATAAAAGAAGCTAAGGAAGGAATACAAAACAGAATAAGGATCAGAGAAAGAATTGTTAAACAACTGCCGGTTTTTGAAAATACAATGCAATCCTACCGTGCTCAGGAGTCAAATTTTTCCGCAGAAATAGAGAAGCTCCGTTCATCTTTTTCTGAACAGCAATGGATAGAATTGCACAGTACATTTACCGACCTTTCAGCCCGGGCAGGACAGGGGATTCAAACTGTTGAAAAGATTAATAAATTGATGGCCAATGATGTGCAGCGGTACAAAGAAGCGGATGTAATGACAGAGAGTCTGAAAAAAGAAATGGACTTTATGGAGAAACTTTATAAAGAATGTTTCTTCACCTTTGACAGGCTTATGGAAGAAAAGGGGGAAGCAAAGCAGACAATCGAAGACATGAAATCCCAGGTTGACAGCCTCTTTTCCATTATCGAAGATGAAAGGCTGCCAGATGACACGTCAGAGCTTTCGGTTATTAAAGACCATTTAGAGACTTTGTCAAAAGAAATCAATACGCTGCCTCTTGATCTTACTGCGATGGAGGAGGAGATTCGCAGTCAGCGTAAAGGGTTACGGAAGGTCTCGGGGGCAGTGGATAAACGTGTAGAAGAAAAGCGAAGAGCTGAACGTGAGTGGCGGGAAGTAGAAGGGTCATTTATCACAGCTGATAAGAAGTACGGCTTCTCCATGTTTTCAAATCCCTACAGAAAACGATTTAAAGCATGCGAGGATAACGTCAATGAAGCCATGGGAAAAGGGAGATATGAAGACGTTGTTGCTGAGGCGAGAGTTGTTCGTCAAATCGTGAGAGAGCTGACGAGCGAACTTAACCGAAGAGACAGAGAACGAAATGCAAGACGGAGAACAACGACTGTGAGAAGAACAGGTGGATTTCCTACAGGCGGAGGCAGGAGTGGAAACTCTCCCTTTGGAGGATCCGGTCCTTTTGGAAAAGGTTCCAATCGTGGTGGAGGCGGTTCTTTCGGAGGCGGCAGCCGTCGCGGTGGAGGGGGCTCCTTTGGAGGAGGAGGATCCCGCCGCGGTGGTGGAAGGAAATTTTAA
- a CDS encoding Rieske (2Fe-2S) protein: protein MNEERIYAGTVDEMKQGSPKVIKGGNHGIAVIADNDAFYAVDNRCPHLGFPLHLGSVCDGLLTCHWHHARFDIKTGGTLDPWADDVPAYPVEVIGNEVWVVTLPKNKQTVSSLRNRLKEGLEQNLSLVIAKAVVGLVEAREPLADIAKVGVEFGTRHRYKGWRSGLTILTSMTNMLPYLDKNGQILALYQGLAHVARESAGMGTRFLTGPLPVGGDEDIPSLQTLSNWYRHSIEVRDVQGAERVLLTAIESGASNEELSDMMLRSVTDHYYMNTGHTLDFHNKAFEILGRIGSDNRDFVLTSLLPELSDASRSEEQNSWQTPVQLVTPLEAVFEEVMTTTFGEDEIKTDRMQLVELILDDQPLETIRALFDELKSGTSPVKLGQLVSAAAAERLARFHVQNEFRDWITVLHTFTHAHAVHESLKRSVTPELTRAIFHTAMSIYLDRFLNTPSARRPERTRGDNNTPPETDEFLTLLDKQQQTDQAAKWAADYLNRGGKKKALFNALGHGVLREDAEFHTFQVFEAAITEHESWENDESDFAEWAKDTMIFAAVRYIAAHAPTSREISHTAKIAVRLSRGEKLFEE, encoded by the coding sequence ATGAATGAAGAACGGATTTATGCGGGAACAGTAGATGAAATGAAACAGGGATCACCAAAAGTGATCAAGGGAGGGAACCATGGAATCGCAGTTATCGCAGACAATGATGCATTTTATGCTGTGGATAACCGCTGTCCCCATTTAGGCTTTCCCTTGCACCTCGGGAGCGTCTGTGACGGACTTTTAACCTGCCACTGGCATCATGCACGCTTTGACATTAAAACGGGCGGCACACTCGATCCGTGGGCTGATGATGTTCCGGCCTATCCAGTTGAAGTAATAGGTAATGAGGTCTGGGTGGTTACTCTTCCGAAAAACAAGCAGACGGTTTCATCTCTTCGTAATCGTTTAAAAGAAGGTCTGGAGCAGAATCTGAGCCTCGTTATCGCAAAGGCAGTTGTTGGACTTGTTGAGGCGCGGGAACCGCTGGCTGATATTGCGAAGGTCGGTGTGGAGTTTGGGACCAGGCATCGTTATAAAGGATGGAGATCCGGCCTCACCATTCTCACATCGATGACAAATATGCTTCCCTATCTCGATAAAAACGGACAGATACTCGCATTGTATCAGGGGCTTGCCCATGTAGCAAGGGAGAGTGCCGGTATGGGTACCCGTTTTTTAACAGGACCACTGCCGGTGGGAGGGGACGAAGATATCCCTTCATTACAAACGCTTTCCAATTGGTACCGCCACAGTATCGAAGTCAGGGATGTTCAGGGGGCGGAGCGTGTACTCCTTACTGCGATTGAGTCTGGTGCTTCCAATGAAGAGCTGTCTGACATGATGCTTCGTTCCGTAACCGATCATTATTACATGAATACCGGGCACACACTTGATTTTCATAACAAAGCGTTTGAAATACTGGGCAGAATTGGAAGCGATAACCGGGATTTCGTACTCACATCCCTTTTGCCCGAGCTTTCTGATGCTTCAAGAAGTGAAGAGCAAAACAGCTGGCAGACGCCGGTACAGCTCGTTACCCCTCTTGAAGCGGTTTTTGAGGAAGTGATGACTACGACCTTCGGTGAGGATGAAATAAAAACTGACAGAATGCAGCTCGTTGAGTTAATACTGGATGATCAGCCACTGGAGACGATCCGCGCCCTTTTTGACGAACTGAAAAGTGGAACCTCTCCTGTAAAGCTGGGCCAGCTGGTTTCTGCAGCGGCCGCTGAACGGTTGGCCCGTTTTCACGTGCAAAATGAATTCAGGGACTGGATCACCGTTCTCCATACATTCACTCATGCCCATGCAGTCCATGAGAGCCTGAAGCGCTCAGTGACGCCGGAACTTACAAGAGCAATCTTTCACACAGCCATGAGTATTTACTTAGACCGGTTTCTTAACACACCGTCTGCGAGACGGCCGGAGCGGACCCGGGGCGACAACAACACCCCTCCTGAGACTGATGAGTTTTTGACACTCTTGGATAAACAGCAGCAAACAGACCAGGCAGCGAAATGGGCTGCTGATTACTTAAACAGGGGTGGAAAGAAAAAAGCTCTTTTTAACGCACTGGGGCATGGGGTTTTAAGAGAAGACGCCGAGTTTCATACATTTCAGGTATTTGAAGCAGCTATCACTGAACATGAGAGTTGGGAGAATGATGAAAGTGACTTTGCAGAATGGGCAAAAGACACAATGATCTTTGCTGCAGTCAGATATATTGCAGCTCATGCACCGACAAGCAGGGAAATCTCCCATACTGCAAAAATAGCTGTACGCCTTTCTAGGGGCGAAAAATTGTTTGAGGAATAA
- a CDS encoding DUF975 family protein, which produces MRIKALKKTALSSLSGNWGKSIGVIIVLFLISAFVPTFVEIALTGDVTQWLEQGTTPLWVEAVVLAVQVALIPLYFGAYVYFVTLVRQNDATFDLAFKGLTKQYYLKTLLTGVLMSIYVFLWALLLIIPGIIKAFSYSQTYYILKDRPDLRPNQAITESRRLMKGYKWKYFMTLLSFIGWFFVAVFTLGIGFIWLIPYIYATIAAFYDELRNQNVPESEAV; this is translated from the coding sequence TTGAGAATCAAAGCATTGAAAAAAACAGCTTTATCCTCTTTATCAGGAAACTGGGGAAAATCAATTGGCGTTATTATTGTTCTTTTTCTGATCAGCGCATTTGTTCCGACTTTTGTTGAGATTGCATTAACAGGTGATGTTACCCAATGGCTGGAACAGGGGACCACACCATTATGGGTGGAGGCTGTTGTTCTTGCAGTGCAAGTTGCACTGATTCCTCTTTACTTCGGAGCCTACGTCTATTTCGTGACTCTCGTCAGACAGAATGACGCAACATTTGATCTGGCATTTAAGGGTCTTACCAAGCAATATTATCTTAAAACACTTCTGACTGGAGTTTTAATGAGTATCTACGTTTTTCTTTGGGCTTTACTACTCATCATTCCGGGAATTATCAAAGCCTTTTCCTATTCTCAGACCTACTACATCCTAAAAGACCGTCCGGATTTAAGACCGAATCAGGCCATTACAGAAAGCCGCCGGCTCATGAAGGGATACAAGTGGAAGTATTTCATGACACTTCTCAGCTTTATCGGATGGTTTTTTGTGGCAGTATTTACACTTGGAATCGGCTTCATATGGCTAATCCCCTACATTTATGCAACAATTGCAGCATTTTATGACGAGTTGCGAAACCAGAATGTCCCAGAAAGTGAAGCCGTATAA